The DNA region TCGCTCGGCATGAACCAGTTCCGCGTCGGCCTGCGCTACGCCTTCGACCAGTAAGAGTGCCGACCAAGCGGGCTCATTTCTCCTCGCGCAGCCCCGGCGTGCCGCCTTCGCCGAGCCCGCCCACATGGGTCTGGGTGTAGCGTTCGAGGCCGATGCGCTTGATCAGGTCGAGTTGCGTCTCGAGGAAGTCGATATGGCCTTCCTCATCGGCCATCAGCAGCTCGAACAGGTCCCGCGAGGGATAATCGCGAACCTTCAGGCAATGTTCGGCCGCCTCCTGGTACAGCGAGCGGGCTCCGACCTCGGCCCCGAGATCGGCTTCGAGGATCTCCTTGACGTTCTCGCCGATGCGCAGCGGGTCGAGCGTCTGCAGATTGGGAAATCCTTCGAGGAAGATGATGCGGTCGATGAAGCGGTCGGCGTGGCGCATCTCCTCGATCGATTCCTCGCGCCATTTCTTGGCGAGGCCGTTGAGCCCCCAATTATCGAGCAGGCGGTAATGCAGCCAGTATTGGCTGATGGCGGTGAGCTCGCTGCGCAGGCCCTTATTGAGATATTCGATGACCTTCTTGTCGCCCTTCATCACTGCCTCCCTGCGCCGGCGTCCTCACGACGCCGCTCTTCGATCCAAATCCCGATCGGAGGCACGAATCAAGTCCTGATTCAGGCCGGGAGCCGGGATGTCGGGACCGTATTGTACCTATTCGGCGGCGATCAGGAAGGGAAGTTCAGGCTCTTCAGGCGCATGCCCGTGACCGGTGTCGCCGGCCGGGCAAACCGCGCAGCCGACATGGCAATTCTCCATATGCGCCTTCGCCAGGAGAGCGCGCACAGTCTCAACGCAGCGCCCGCAGCGCGGTGCGCAGCCGAGGCAGCGATAGGCCTGGCCGGCGGAACGCGGCCGAGCTTCGCCTTCGAGGCGCAGCGTTTCGAGAATCTGCGCCTCGGTGAGGACGTTGCAGGAACAGACGATCAAGACCGAAACCTAGTTTAGAATCTTTAAAAACTGTAGCGTTCTCAATAGCTTATATAGAGGCACACGGGGCAGCACAAGAGCTGCGCCGTCACGTTCCCGGGAGGCTCAGTGTCGCACCCTGCCGCGGGGCTCCCGAGGTCGCGGTGCGGGCCGGGATTGAGCTTGCGAATCCAATATCTTGCGGTGCGAGCTCGCCGGTGTGGTCCCGGATCCGCCGCGTCAAGAGATGGCGGTCAGGCCCTGCTCTTTCATGAGCTTGTAGGTGATGGCATCGACGAGCGCCTGGAAGGAGGCGTCGACGAGGTTCCCGGAGACGCCGACCGTGGTCCAGCGGTCGCCGCGCTTGTCGCCGAACTCGATCAGCACGCGCGTGACGGCATCCGAGCCGCCCTGGAAGATGCGCACCTTGTAGTCGAGGAGCTCGAGGTCGGCGATCAGCGATTGATAGATGCCGAGATCCTTGCGCAGCGCGAGATCGAGCGCATTGAAGGGCCCGTTGCCCTCCGCGGCCGAGATCATCGTCTCCTCGCCGACCTTCACGCGCACCACGGCCTCCGAGAAGGTCACGAGCTCGCCGACGGCGTTGTGGCGGCGCTCCACGCTCACCGAGAAGCGTTCGACCGAGAAGAATTCGCGGGCCTCGCCCAGCACGCGCTTGGCGAGCAGGAAGAAGGAAGCGTCGGCGCCCTCGAATGCATAGCCCTGCGCCTCCTTGTCCTTGACCTCGTCGAGCAGGCGCAACAGCCGCGGATCGTCCTTGCCGAGGCGGATGCCCACACGGTCGAGCTCGGCCAGGATGTTCGACTTGCCGGCCTGGTCGGAGACCAGGACCCGCCGCTGATTGCCGACGCTTTCGGGCGCCACATGCTCATAGGTCTGCGGATCCTTGAGCACTGCGGAAGCGTGGATGCCGGCCTTGGTGGCGAAGGCCGAGGCGCCGACGAAAGGCGCATGGCGATCAGGGGCGCGATTGAGGATCTCGTCGAGCGCCCGCGACACATGGGTGAGCTCGCCCAGCCCCTCCTCGCCGATGCCGATGTCGAAACGCTCAGCGAAGGCGGGCTTCAGCTTCAAGGCGCCGATCAGCGTCACCAGATTGGCGTTGCCGCAGCGCTCGCCGAGCCCGTTCAGCGTGCCTTGGATCTGGCGCGCCCCGGCCTCGACGGCGGCGAGGGAGTTCGCGACCGCACAGCCGCAATCGTCATGCGCATGGATGCCGAGATGGTCGCCCGGCACGTGCTGGGCGGTCTCGGCCACGATGCGGCGAACTTCTTCCGGCAAGGTGCCGCCATTGGTGTCGCACAACACGATCCAGCGGGCGCCAGCCTTATGGGCGGCCTTGGCGCAGGCCAGCGCATAGCCGGGATTGGCCTTGTAGCCGTCGAAATAATGCTCGCAATCGAGGATGGCCTCGCGCCCTTTGGCGACGACCGCCGCGATGCTCTCCGAGATGCCGGCGAGATTGTCCTCGAGCGTCGTCTCGAGCGCCACGCGCACCTGGTAGTCGGAGGTCTTGGCGACCAGCACGATGGCATCGGCGGCGCTGTCGAGGAGCGCCGCGATGCCGGGGTCGTTCGAGACCGAACGGCCCGAACGCCGCGTCATGCCGAAGGCTGCGAACTTTGCGGATTTGGTGCGCTTCTCCTTGAAGAACTCGGTGTCCTGCGGGTTGGCGCCCGGATAGCCGCCTTCGACATAGCCGACGCCGAGCCGGTCGAGCAGCA from Rhizobiales bacterium GAS188 includes:
- a CDS encoding bacterioferritin, with product MKGDKKVIEYLNKGLRSELTAISQYWLHYRLLDNWGLNGLAKKWREESIEEMRHADRFIDRIIFLEGFPNLQTLDPLRIGENVKEILEADLGAEVGARSLYQEAAEHCLKVRDYPSRDLFELLMADEEGHIDFLETQLDLIKRIGLERYTQTHVGGLGEGGTPGLREEK
- a CDS encoding bacterioferritin-associated ferredoxin is translated as MIVCSCNVLTEAQILETLRLEGEARPRSAGQAYRCLGCAPRCGRCVETVRALLAKAHMENCHVGCAVCPAGDTGHGHAPEEPELPFLIAAE
- a CDS encoding 2-isopropylmalate synthase; this translates as MDSRQRLHLFDTTLRDGAQTTGVDFSLEDKRQVAVLLDRLGVGYVEGGYPGANPQDTEFFKEKRTKSAKFAAFGMTRRSGRSVSNDPGIAALLDSAADAIVLVAKTSDYQVRVALETTLEDNLAGISESIAAVVAKGREAILDCEHYFDGYKANPGYALACAKAAHKAGARWIVLCDTNGGTLPEEVRRIVAETAQHVPGDHLGIHAHDDCGCAVANSLAAVEAGARQIQGTLNGLGERCGNANLVTLIGALKLKPAFAERFDIGIGEEGLGELTHVSRALDEILNRAPDRHAPFVGASAFATKAGIHASAVLKDPQTYEHVAPESVGNQRRVLVSDQAGKSNILAELDRVGIRLGKDDPRLLRLLDEVKDKEAQGYAFEGADASFFLLAKRVLGEAREFFSVERFSVSVERRHNAVGELVTFSEAVVRVKVGEETMISAAEGNGPFNALDLALRKDLGIYQSLIADLELLDYKVRIFQGGSDAVTRVLIEFGDKRGDRWTTVGVSGNLVDASFQALVDAITYKLMKEQGLTAIS